Proteins found in one Opitutales bacterium genomic segment:
- a CDS encoding MoxR family ATPase — MSAFQELNKSLNTHILGQPALIESVVVALVAGGHVLLEGLPGLGKTELIKTLSALSGLESHRVQFTPDLLPGDIVGSAMVQERDGERVFEFSRGPVFTQILLADEINRALPKTQAALLEAMQERSVTAMGETFPLPEPFFVFATQNPIDLDGTYALPEAQTDRFLFKLDVFQTDTETLEEIINNRSGAEADLPVPVVDATAILSARKEAEAVFIPPTVVSYIARLVNATHDSAHAIRKYIRFGASPRAAIGLAKAIRARAWIAGRKHAGIEDVQALAKAVLRHRLILSYEARLENLTTDQLVDQLIEDVPTEAATVPSALTAAKLDSN, encoded by the coding sequence ATGTCAGCATTCCAAGAACTGAACAAATCTCTGAATACACATATCCTTGGTCAGCCAGCGTTGATTGAATCGGTCGTGGTTGCCCTCGTGGCGGGTGGACACGTCCTGTTGGAAGGATTGCCTGGTCTAGGGAAAACTGAGCTCATAAAGACGCTCTCGGCGCTAAGTGGGCTGGAGTCCCATCGGGTGCAGTTTACCCCCGATTTACTCCCCGGAGATATTGTGGGGAGTGCCATGGTGCAGGAGCGCGACGGTGAGCGCGTCTTCGAATTTTCTAGAGGGCCGGTGTTTACTCAGATTCTGCTCGCTGACGAAATAAACCGCGCTTTACCGAAAACTCAGGCTGCTCTGCTGGAGGCGATGCAGGAACGCTCCGTCACCGCGATGGGAGAGACATTTCCTTTGCCGGAGCCGTTTTTTGTGTTTGCAACGCAGAATCCGATCGATCTCGACGGCACGTATGCGCTCCCGGAGGCGCAGACGGACCGTTTTCTCTTCAAGCTCGATGTGTTTCAGACAGACACCGAGACTTTGGAAGAAATCATTAATAATCGGTCTGGCGCGGAGGCCGATCTGCCAGTACCCGTCGTGGATGCAACAGCGATTTTGTCGGCGAGAAAGGAGGCTGAGGCCGTATTTATCCCGCCGACAGTCGTCTCTTACATAGCCCGATTGGTGAATGCGACGCACGACTCGGCGCATGCGATTCGTAAGTATATTCGTTTCGGAGCGAGTCCGCGTGCGGCCATAGGTTTGGCTAAGGCAATTCGGGCTCGGGCTTGGATCGCTGGTCGCAAACATGCGGGGATCGAAGACGTTCAAGCGCTCGCCAAAGCTGTCTTGCGGCACCGCCTGATCCTGAGCTACGAGGCTCGGTTGGAGAATCTGACCACGGACCAGCTCGTCGATCAGCTTATAGAGGACGTACCGACTGAGGCCGCTACGGTGCCCAGTGCGCTGACAGCAGCCAAACTCGATTCTAATTAA